GCAATCAACCAAGATCTAGTTGGGAGAACGACACATGAAAAAATATTCTCTTAACTTCGTCATGGTTGTCAGTGCACTGTTCCTGCTGTCTCTGGCGCAGTTCGGTATCATCAGCAACTACATCCAGGCCGTGTTCATGTATGTTGGGATCAACATCATCATGGCAACCAGCCTGAATCTTGTGAACGGCAACATGGGTGAATTCACATGCGGTCACGCAGCCTTCATGTGCGTGGGCGCCTATGTTTCATCCATTCTGTCCGTCCTCTTTTTCGGCAAGACTCTCGGTGACCCCATGCTCCCCCCGGACATGGCTTTCCTGGTTTTTCCGATCATCGTGCTCATAGGTGGCGCCTTTGCCTCTGTTGTCAGCATACTGGTGGCAGTCCCGGCGTTCAAAACGCGCGACGACTACCTCGCCATCATCACCATCGCCGTGAACTATATGGTTATTTCTGCCATTGAGAACATGGACTTCATAGGCGGCTCTCGCGGATTCCAAGGCATGAAAGACACAGTATGGGCTATGAAAGACACTCTGGACGGGCCATGGATGCTCTTCTGGGTCATCACGTT
The genomic region above belongs to uncultured Pseudodesulfovibrio sp. and contains:
- a CDS encoding branched-chain amino acid ABC transporter permease, producing MKKYSLNFVMVVSALFLLSLAQFGIISNYIQAVFMYVGINIIMATSLNLVNGNMGEFTCGHAAFMCVGAYVSSILSVLFFGKTLGDPMLPPDMAFLVFPIIVLIGGAFASVVSILVAVPAFKTRDDYLAIITIAVNYMVISAIENMDFIGGSRGFQGMKDTVWAMKDTLDGPWMLFWVITFMVFTIWVIRRFITSTYGKGVNAICQDETAAEIMSVNTNKIKLVNFMISAGLAGCAGGLFAHVVGYVNPQSFNILKSTEAMVMVYLGGMGSLSGAVISAVVFTFLMEVLRSQSLMDFLLAPATFVFPDWEPSAGVIKWVMIPLLLVLIMQFRPEGIMGNKELSDVFPKLKKFYTFK